gagagagagagagagagagccatCAGAGCAAGAACAAAGGTTATATAATCCTTGAGAAGGTCCTTTTGAAAAGCCTTGTTACATTGAGATTTACCTCAGTTACTTTGAGGAGGGCCTTTCCAGACCCTGCACTGCTTGTCTTTTCACTAAAATGATTTTCAGGGGCAGACAAGACATATCTTTGAATTAGTTCTCTAAATCTCTCACAACAATGAACTGGATGGCGATATCTTCCCCTATAAAACCCACCAGCAGTCATCCCATACAATGTTTCACAGACCAAGCTCCATTGTGGACCGTATTCATGCACAACAGCACATAATATTGCATCTTCCTGTGGCAACCAAGAATCAGGAGATGGAACACAATCTCTTGACCAAACATTCCCCTTCTTTAACTTCTCTGGCTTAATCATCAAGACACGCTTCACAGGCATGGCAGTGATGGAGATCCTTCCTCCCATTTTGCTTCTGCCTGCTTGCTTCTGCTCAAGATCAGCAACCATGTTCTCACATGGTTTTAATTCTACAGAATCATCTTGCTGCTTACCAGACAGGCTTGAGTCTAGATCTGACAGGCACGTTTCAGAGGTCTTCTTCAATTTCTTAGACTTCTTCGAGCTCTTTCCAGATTCAACATAAACTGTTTCAACTTTCTTACGTTTTTTCTGCACACCTGGGTATTGTGATGTCATATCTGAATAAGCGGCTTCCTCATGATATATGACATCATCATCCATGGACATAGTTTCTGTTGACGGTTCCTCTTTCACATGTTTCAGTTCAGAAGTGAGAGATCCTTTCTTCAGAGATTTGAACTTGGCTTTCTTCGGTTTCTTTTTGGACTTAGGTTTAGTATTGCTTGGCGTTTCATTCCTGCTAACAAAAAACAGAGTGAAGTTTGAAAATATGGCCAAATAACAAAACGATACTACCAAGTCATTCCTAAAAAATAGCCATATAATCAAGGTTTTGTTGCTTACAACATAGCATCAATCAGCGATTCCCTTTCTTTTGGGTTTTCTCGTGCTAATAGGATAAGGAATAGAAAAGCCTCTACAAATGCCCATGTAACATGATAATCCCTCCATTCCACAAAAATAGGCGtacttttctttttttcatttgtCCCAAATTATAGGCACTTTCTTTTTTGAAatagtaatttatttattaacttaCTAATATGCCCCTATTTAATATGCATTGAAAAAGTAAAATCTATTAGTTCCAAAAATAATTTAGTAACATGAGTTATTTAATTTTGATGAAATAATATAAGTGGCGGGTATATTAGGAAAAGACTaaacaaaatttattaatttaactacATTTTCTTAATCCATGTCAAAATAGAAGTCTATTTTTATGGTACAGAGGGAGTATTACCTTTAGGCTTTTAGTAATCCTATTATGAGCAATGGGATTTTATTTCGAAGCAACATGAGCCTCCAGTAATTATTCTTTTCTATTCTCCCTATCTCTTCTTgcctttcaattctttctaaattCATAACACTAAAGTAGCTCACCATATCTTTTTGCCCTAACCATATTCCAATCTCATACTATTCTTCATTGTCccatcatcacaaaccctagttCCTCCCATATTTCCTAGCCTTGATCATCAAATTAACCATTCTAAAACATAACTCTGCAATCCCCATTTTATTGCTTTTCAGATTCCCTCAAACCCTCTTATTTGTGCTCAAATCAGATCAAACCCTAATAGATTTCTAAACCGTATTCCTGTTTCCACTTAACCTAAACCCTAAGATCTATCAATTACTCAAGTTTTGCCAACCACATAAGCAATGTTTTCTGCCAAAattgatctctctctctctctctctctctctcccccccccccccctcccctctTTATTATATCCCTTGCTAGACCAGTACCCATTGCTAAACCCTATATCCCCAAGGCATGATATCTGTTCCACTCCCTATTTTGTCCGGCAAAAGTTTTCCATTGTTTAGCAAGTATTGGATAACTGGTCAAACAGGAAATATTTTATTGGTCAAAAGAATTTTTTCCCAGTTTTGGCAACATGGATCTGCTTCCTCCATTCCACCTGCCTTAAGGCAAAATCTTCCGAACAGTTTTTTAAAGGTGATATCACAGTTGCAGGGGTTTGAGGCCAGGGCATGTCCATGGTGCAAGAAGAGTCTATCACCGTGGTACTGCAATGGGGTGTATCAAGCGCTTCTATTAAATTTTGGTGCCACTAACTCATTATCCTCATACTAAAAAATTGAAATGGCATGAAAACGGTTAGGTACTTGATTGCTCACACACACTGGCAAAAGTACATCTTAATATTATTTTCCTTAGAACAAAAAGTAAATTGTCCAGCAGATATATTCCAGGATGAGTTCAGAATTATCTTACATCATGGTATCGCAATATCCATCATCTGCATCTTCCTTCTCATTAGCTTCAGCTTCCAGCTCTTCCATCAACTACATGACCAACATCAAACATGTACATAAATCAACCAGCTGTGGGACAGATCTGAAGGAAAATTTGAAATGATAAAATTCTCTAACCTGATGTTGAGCTAGGGCCTCAACTTGCTGTCGGTATGCCTCAGTTGCAAAATCAGCATCCCATCCTGATATTAGTAGACAAGTCAGTATGCATAACAACAATTGACAAGGTGGGCACAGTGCATAACACAGAAATTGCTCATCAATGAGTTTAAGACCATCACACCTACACAAAAACACTGCACCTTAACAAGCAGTTCCTTGGATATGGTTTATGCATGTTATATAATGTATATAACTGCAGTTGACATGGCATGTTATTTATTATAAAAGCACGGCAATCCggacaaataaataaattctgaACACATTCACACAATTGGATAATATGCCTCACAAAGAAGTAATGGCAttactaatttataattttttaataacataAAGAAAAAGATCCATAAAAATTGCTTACTTTCATATAACAGTGGTTCCTCGTCATCATCAATCTCAGCTTCCATTTCCTCTTTGTATTTCTCAATACGATCTAGTTCCCAATCTTCCTCCTCAAACCGAACTTCAGATTCCATGGCTGCTTTGTCTATAATTGGATCCCACAATTCCAGAAAACGTATAGCATATCTGTCAATAGGACGGAGCTGATTCTCTAAAGTTAAGATAGCTTGTCCAGCAGCTGCTGCTGCTGCAGCCATCTGTTTGACATCAGCCAGCATGTCAACATCATCTTCATTGGCAGCAAAAGTTAGAGTTTTTTCTTCAATAGGATCCTTTATATTTACATTCACACCACCGTCTTTAGTTTGAGTTGTCATATCCTGATCAGTGGGCTCATCAGTCTTCGTATCATCATCATTAACAAGCTCGTCATCTTCCAATCTCCCAATGGCTTCCGTAAACTCCTGGTTATCCACAGCTTCTTCCTGTTCAACTTTCTTCAATGCCATATAATCTGCTTCATCTTCTGCATACTTTAAAGCAGCCTCCACATCTGCATTAGACACAGAAACCTCATTTGCATGGCTATGATTCTTCTCTTTCTGTACATTTTTCATTGGAAGAGCTTTATGACCAGAGAATAATTCCATAGGATCAAGCTTCTTGAAAAACTCTGTGTTGTAGCCTCCACTCTGTATGACTAAATCATCAAGAGCTCGCTTCTGATTGGCTTTCTTTAAGATGTTCTCCTCAATAGTGCTCTCGCTGATTAACCTGTAGATATGTACTTCACGTGTCTGTCCTATTCGATGGCAGCGATCTTGAGCTTGTTGATCCATTGCTGGATTCCAGTCACTATCATAAAAGATAACCGTATCAGCTCCAAAAAGATTGATGCCAACACCCCCACTACGGGTTGACAAAATGAAGAGAAAAATCTTGGGATTTGTGTTGAATCGCTGCATTAATGTTTGTCTCTCCTCTGGTTGAGTGGATCCATCTAAACGCATGTAAGTGTAACCATACAAATTTATGAAAGCCTCCAATATATCAAGCATTTTGGTCATCTGGGTGAATATCAATGCTCGGTGACCTTCTGATTTCAACTGCCGAAGCAAAACTGCAAGTTCTTGCAACTTACCACAGTCAAATTGTATCAATCGCCTGTCAGGGAAATACACTTGTCTCCTGACAATTGCAGGTCTAATAGGTGAAAGAAGAGGCAACAACATTTCAGAGCATTTCTCCTTATAAGTTGGATGCAGAAACACAGAACTTCCTGTTTTACTGCACCAACAAATTGGTACTGGTGCACGTGCAGCAGGTATGGCAAACATAAAAGACTCGATAAGATTAATCATCTTCTGGAAGTGTTCAACTGGTGAAAGAATAACATCAGCGAGCTTAGAAGAGTACAAACAAGAGAGTTGATCAACCTTTTGGCGATGAATATCATCAACCTGATTCTTTATGGTGACAAGCTCTCGAAAGGTTGTCGAGTAAATAGGTTTTTTCCGGCACCTCAAGGAATTCCACCATGCAATAGATGCTGCCCGTTCCTTCACTTCTTTTAGCCTCTCCTCAAGCACTGCCTTTCTAATCTCCTCAAAAAAACTTGTTTCAGGTGACTTCTTCCGCTGTTTATGTTGAAACCCAATTTCTTCTAAGTTATCTAGGTTGGCACGCTCTTTGATTAATCTTGAAGGAGTACTAATAGCATTTACTTCATCAAACTCCCAAGAAGTCATGCTAAAATCAAGATGAGTAAATAGAAGCCCCAAACCATAAAGATCAACAGTTGAGAACGGGTCAGGTGAAAGCAACGAACATACAGAAGAATTCAACTGGATGTCTATACCAGCCATATCGAAAGAACTAATAATTGGACGACCCTCAAATAAGTCCGGATGATTGCAAACTTTACGAAGTTGCATTATAATGCTGATCATCCCAAAAAAGTTAGCACTAGCAAGGGTAGCTTGCGTCTCCGAGCTAGCAATGAAGTCCTCGTACAAGTTACGCTGCCTCTTTGAAAGCCTACAATAGATGACATGTTCATGTTTCATTGGCAGCTGCTTCTCCACATCCCTTTTCAGTCGACGAAGTAGAAATGGACGAAGAACATTATGCAAACGATCAACAACTTCTTTGTTTACTTTTTCTTGTCCCTCTACCATCCCTGATATTGGATTGCAGAACCAATCCTTGAACTCCTGGTGAGACTGAAAGATGTGAGGCATCAAGAAATGCATTAGAGACCAGAGTTCCATGAGATCATTCTGCAGGGGAGTACCAGTTAATAAGATGCGTCGTTTTGAATTAAAGTTTAGAAGAGTTTGCCATCTCTGGGACTTCCAATTTTTAATCAGATGAGCTTCATCCAAAATCAGGTACTTCCACTTCTTCCTCTTGAAGACTTTTGAATCCTGTATAACCAGCCTGTAAGTTGTAATGCACACATGGAAGGAGTTTGGTTTCAGCCAACCTTGTCTCTTTAATTTCCGTTCTTTTGCACTTCCAAAGTAAGTAAGAATCTTAAAGGCAGGACACCATTTAAGAAATTCTGTTTCCCAGTTAAGCATGACACTTGTTGGAACCACAATTAGATGAGGACCCCATATTCCTTTTTCACATGCCAGGTGTGCAAGTAAAGCAATAGTCATTATTGTCTTTCCAAGTCCCATTTCATCAGCTAGAATCCCGTTTAACCTTTTCTCATACATTGTAACAAGCCAATCCAGGCCAATATGTTGATACTCACGAAGGGGGTACTTGAGAAGAAATGGAAACTTCGTGCGAACTTTGGTTGTTGAAAATGTATTTCCTGTTGGCTGTGCAGATCTTGCAGCAGCAGCAGCATCAGCAATCCTACTCTCATTTCCTTCTTCAGCAATTTTCTCATTTACTGCTTCTCGTTCATTTACAAGATGATGTTCAACCGGTAAAAGTTCACCAGGTTCAACAATTTCATTCATGGACACATCCTGTTGCTTCAGTTCGACATCTTTATGCTCTGGAGAATCCAACAAGTTGTCTGACAAAGCAGGGGTATATTCAGATTCATCCTCTGAAACTTCATCATTGCTGAACTCCTAATAAATGGACATGGATGACATAATGAAAATCAAGTTACAACACTATCAATGTGAGCTAAAAGAAGCAGCATTCCTACACCTACCTTTTTATACCTTGCAAGCAATTCTTCCAAAGGAATTTCACTCTCCTTTTGCAGCAATTGAATCTGCAAATCAGCAGAGATAGATTCAGACTTACAAAATTCTGAGGAAGTGACTAAACCAGTAAGACATCCAGGAGTTAAATGGTTGAAAAAGAATTATATATCTCTTTACCAAAATGCAAGGTGAATGAATGTAGAGAAACATGATATATCAAGCATGATCTGTACCTCATCGATGGTATTGTTTGGATCAGCTTTTGCAAGTTCTTCCTCTTCTGACAAGGTTGTCTCATCATCCTAAAAAAACCAAAAGATTATATTACCCCAACTCCACTTGACTACATGAGAGATAGATCTTCCGGCACAAGGCAAgataaagaaattcaaactaattgCAGCCCCTAATTGATGAACACATGGGTTACTGCGTGACATGGGGTAGTGCTTCAAGTACACATATCAGACATACAGAGGTTCTAATCCTGTTGTCACACTCGTAAAATTCTTGAAATTCTTGACCTTTCCAGTGTTTTCATTAAAATATGCTAAAAAAAATAAGCCAGTAACTTATGGATCAGTATGACATCATTCAAACTATAGTTTCCAGCAGTACTCTTGCCAAAATACATGAAACCATGTTACAAATCTCTCCACACTCAACAACATACACTTTTGTGATGAAAAAATCTGGAAAGGAATTACAGCAACCCAAAAAACTCCAACCATTGAAGAGAGAATACACCTACATTATTTTATCAATGTCATTACCAGAAAAcccccaaagccaaaacaaagaCGTGTCGTCCCAAAAAATGATTGAacctttattttaattaatttacagaATTGatcccaaaattcaacatatatcAATAAATTCACTGTTATAGTGCCAAAGGGATAAGCTTCAAATGGCATTAAATGAGTGAACCACCCAACATATCAACCAAAAAGAAGACCtagaaataattgaaataatgcaGGGTGATTAAGTGAATGTGTGTCAAAGCCAAAGCAATACGTCCCTTTTACAACATCAATTCAACTTAAGCGTCCATCTATCTGTGGTTACAAAAATTGATTTTggcaatataaatacattacatataataaaaaatataatgttTTCAAGACTTTTAGCCTCCCACAAACATCAATGGgattctcaaatttttttctcACTTCCTCAGCCAAAAAACCTCCCATGACAAAATCTTCCCCAAAATACAAAAATGGAATAGAGAGTAAAGAAGAGTTTTCAGTAGGGTATACCACTACCAAACAACAAATAATCCATTGATCCTTTAGACCAGAAATTCAAATTACCTAATTCACTACAACTGTATGTCTTTGAATCATTGGATCAATACTGTTTAGATGTAAACTAGCAATCTAGATAAGCTGTCTTATAAATATGGAAGGGGgggaaaaaagagaaaaagaatgcTACAATGTCACATACCTTTTCTTCTCCATTAGCAAGAACAAAATCACCATCTTCCTATATTACAGGGAACaacatgaagcaccaaatctgaataAATAACTTGCAGTAACAGTAATATGTGTGGTAGTAATTAAAATTCACATTTAAATTATGCcgcaaaaaaaaatctaaaacaaACAATGTGACAGACAACATTCAGGAAGAAAACAGAAACAAACAATTGGATTCACAAGCAGCACAGCATAACATGTGGAAGAATTTTTTTACGCAACAATGACAGCAACACCATGGCCCCTTGACTTCAGTTTTATATTATTAGTGTGTGTGCATGTGAGCACAAGAATGTGTCTTTCTGTTATTTGATCCTGAAAAGCTATTTTTTCAATTATGTTgattcatttcattttttcaaaGAACAAGAGAGCACAACAAGGACTTAATGTTATACGTTACCAAAATTAAAATAGGATCTTTAAATTTCTCAAAAGAAATAGCATAAAATGCTTTGGTTGATTAAGAAGAAAACTTCATGATAATACCTCGTGCATATTTCTTAGTCTAAAGTAGCTGCctgctggaaaaaaaaaaatgccatttccaaagaaaaaaaaaaattacaattagagattttttttatatttgattGCGCATGTTTTACTTTCTCTTGTCACAGAACCCATGGTAATTAAATTCCGCATATAGAAATAGCAACTTACAAAGGGCATAGTAGACCATGAATCCAAAAATTAACATATTCATACATGCATGCATAGTCTTACCTCTTCCTCATAGGAATCATGCAATAGATCTTTGTTCAGATCACCAGTAACATTTGATTGATTTCTGGTTTCACCTGTCTCAATTTCTGATAAATGGTTCTCTGGCATGGCCAAGTCGCCATTTACTTCATCCTGTATTTAGAAAATGGATATTATGTTGAGCCCGTTAACTGACTTTGTAATCCATCAATGGCAATCACAAACACATACAACTTACACAACGACGACCAGTATTAACAGGCAAGCTGTTCATTTCAGGGTCATCAACAGCAGAGTGATCTTTTCCTTTGCCTAAAAAAATATATCAATGCCATTGCTAATATCAGTCACAGTCAAATTGCTGTAGTAATATGATTGATTAACAGCCACTTACTCTCAGCATGATCTCCCCCCTCAACTGTCAGGTTAACTCCATTGTTTTTCTTTTCTGGAGTATTTTCTCCACTAACTGCGAAAGCACACATTGATAAAATTTATCAACAGAATGATACAAAATAAAAAAGAGGGAAAAACTCAGAGTCCAACCAGTCCCTCTCGCCAAGATGTGCACACGTGTATGCCTGCATGCATAATATGAGACACAGAGAGGATGACAAACATAAAGAAGGAATCTTTAACCAACAAAGAAGGTTTTTGATGCATGAACAAATATGTGGAACTGTTTATGTGATTATCACAAGATGAAGCAAACGTAACTcagcacacatatatatatatatacacacacacacatacactgcAGAAAGTGAATGGCAAATTGCACCTCAAAAGTCAAAACATTAGAACTAAAAATAATCATGATAACATTTTACCTCTCTCCAAAGCATAGCGTTTAAGTAACTCCTCAACTGGAATATCAACTTCATTGTGCAGAGCAGCCAATTCTTCTTGCCTTTCCTCTTCAGTTATGAGAGCTTCATCTTCCTCGATAGTATGTTCATCATCTTCCTAGAACAACATCATCATATAAGAATATTTGCAATTGCACACTGATTGAAAAAGCATCACAAGGAAAGATCACTACAGCAGCACCAGTAAACTTTTAGCTTAAAAAGGCCAACATAAATATGGCCCAAGGAGTAAGGACACAAAAACAAATTTAAGAATAATTAGAAATGAATAGTTACTCCCATGCTAACAAAATCTTACAGTTCACTTATCATACCTAATAGACAGCATGTAGGCCAAATGCCATTTCTCACCCTCCCTATTTGAATCTAttcagattttattttatttaaataacatCAGAACTTTTTCCACCTTAACTCTATAAAATGGCATCTGAATTATCAGATACTTCAGTTCAAAGATTTGCATAAAGGGAAAAGAAGATAAACCAAAATCCCAAATGCTTTTAATATCAAAGGGTTTCTTTAACAATTAAACAAGCTGAAGATACTTTATAAGACTCGAACCATCTTTCTTCCATTCACAATTATGTATCCTCTTTATGTAAAAATAGGTTAAACTACAAGACAAGGCTTCAACAGGTACCTAATCACATTCTACAATCCATATTTTAGGCAGTAATAAAATCTTAAGCTAATAAAATATGCATGGCATATGTCCCCTTTATTTTGACTGCAAAAAGGTTTTCCAGATTATTATTACTGTTAAATCTAATTAATATACAAGcacattaagaaaaaaaaaaactcactgATTCATCTGATTGCACATCGTAATCATTGTCATTGTCTCCACTATCTGACTGAGGCTCTGGAACAACTGTGTTGAATAAAGTGTGATGAGAACACATGTCAATTACTCCAGGCAACCACTTAATAATGGCATTACAGGCTTATGCTTACCGGAACTTAATTGTGCTGGTTCCTTAGTATCATTTTTCTGTCGTTCCTCATATGGAATATCCTGTTGATCCACTACGGAATATTGCTGCAATGGTTTGTCCACCAGATTTTCTGCTAACATTGTGGAGTACCTGAAAACACCACAAGCAAAGTCAGTTACCTATCCACAAACTTACAAATACAAACCAAGCTCCAAGTTAATGATaagaaaatcaaataaaatataacaAACCCACCTCTCTGTTTGTCCTAGAAGAAACTCAAGCTGTTTATCAAGTGCCCTCTTCTTTTTTTCATCAAGTTCCATCTGATGCTTGTAAAGCACCTGGAACAAAAACAAGTAAAGTTATATACACAAGAAATTACAGAAATTCATGGAAGATGAAGATTTAATCATTATACATAAACTTGCCAGCTTCTCTATTTTAATCCAGAACTTCTTCACGTCCTTAGAAATATTGAGTGCAACCTTTCGCAACCGTTGTTCCCCTTCCTGATAATAGTTAGTGCTAACATTAGAATCCAAAATGGTGATACCAAGAAAACATTTATAACAACTTGTAACACTCTTTCTTCAGCCTGTTTACAATACAATCCATTCCTCACAAAATAAATTTTCCTTTACGGGTcaatcttaacaaaatttaacagaaccttcaatttcttttcttctcGGGTAGCCTGATCCAACATGCCTTTGCTGGCTCTCAAAGCAACCTTCTTTGCTTGAGCCAATTTCCATTTCCTCTCAGACTCAAAGTCCTGcagataaccagattaattaacaTGGTTGGTTTTGTCTTTGAAGGCAAAAAAATGAAATACGATCAGATTTTTAAGGAATCAACTAGTAGAATACCTTCGACAACCAAATCATCTCTTCCAAAACATGATCCCAATGAGTTTTAGGACGACGAG
The Hevea brasiliensis isolate MT/VB/25A 57/8 chromosome 15, ASM3005281v1, whole genome shotgun sequence genome window above contains:
- the LOC110632314 gene encoding protein PHOTOPERIOD-INDEPENDENT EARLY FLOWERING 1 isoform X3, which encodes MPENHLSEIETGETRNQSNVTGDLNKDLLHDSYEEEEDGDFVLANGEEKDDETTLSEEEELAKADPNNTIDEIQLLQKESEIPLEELLARYKKEFSNDEVSEDESEYTPALSDNLLDSPEHKDVELKQQDVSMNEIVEPGELLPVEHHLVNEREAVNEKIAEEGNESRIADAAAAARSAQPTGNTFSTTKVRTKFPFLLKYPLREYQHIGLDWLVTMYEKRLNGILADEMGLGKTIMTIALLAHLACEKGIWGPHLIVVPTSVMLNWETEFLKWCPAFKILTYFGSAKERKLKRQGWLKPNSFHVCITTYRLVIQDSKVFKRKKWKYLILDEAHLIKNWKSQRWQTLLNFNSKRRILLTGTPLQNDLMELWSLMHFLMPHIFQSHQEFKDWFCNPISGMVEGQEKVNKEVVDRLHNVLRPFLLRRLKRDVEKQLPMKHEHVIYCRLSKRQRNLYEDFIASSETQATLASANFFGMISIIMQLRKVCNHPDLFEGRPIISSFDMAGIDIQLNSSVCSLLSPDPFSTVDLYGLGLLFTHLDFSMTSWEFDEVNAISTPSRLIKERANLDNLEEIGFQHKQRKKSPETSFFEEIRKAVLEERLKEVKERAASIAWWNSLRCRKKPIYSTTFRELVTIKNQVDDIHRQKVDQLSCLYSSKLADVILSPVEHFQKMINLIESFMFAIPAARAPVPICWCSKTGSSVFLHPTYKEKCSEMLLPLLSPIRPAIVRRQVYFPDRRLIQFDCGKLQELAVLLRQLKSEGHRALIFTQMTKMLDILEAFINLYGYTYMRLDGSTQPEERQTLMQRFNTNPKIFLFILSTRSGGVGINLFGADTVIFYDSDWNPAMDQQAQDRCHRIGQTREVHIYRLISESTIEENILKKANQKRALDDLVIQSGGYNTEFFKKLDPMELFSGHKALPMKNVQKEKNHSHANEVSVSNADVEAALKYAEDEADYMALKKVEQEEAVDNQEFTEAIGRLEDDELVNDDDTKTDEPTDQDMTTQTKDGGVNVNIKDPIEEKTLTFAANEDDVDMLADVKQMAAAAAAAGQAILTLENQLRPIDRYAIRFLELWDPIIDKAAMESEVRFEEEDWELDRIEKYKEEMEAEIDDDEEPLLYERWDADFATEAYRQQVEALAQHQLMEELEAEANEKEDADDGYCDTMIRNETPSNTKPKSKKKPKKAKFKSLKKGSLTSELKHVKEEPSTETMSMDDDVIYHEEAAYSDMTSQYPGVQKKRKKVETVYVESGKSSKKSKKLKKTSETCLSDLDSSLSGKQQDDSVELKPCENMVADLEQKQAGRSKMGGRISITAMPVKRVLMIKPEKLKKGNVWSRDCVPSPDSWLPQEDAILCAVVHEYGPQWSLVCETLYGMTAGGFYRGRYRHPVHCCERFRELIQRYVLSAPENHFSEKTSSAGSGKALLKVTEDNIQMLLNVAAEQPDHELLLQRHFTALLSSVWRMTSRVDRQQNLSSSRNGLYFGGKFFSSFNQISWNSVKEPAKRMKFTTSAQSCKLLAAALHEFNSRPLDDTVSISNRIEDAPCISEQLEVTLEFEKEEGDSLIPFPPVINLMIPITDPLRFRNKDVGEHNLKAFTNVAESRFKDAARACFEGSLGWASSAFPANDVKLRTASKPQSLGKHKLSVSDSKPPRSKLKKTSERGEMHNLFAEPALQPLLTVSPRDPNLRFDLAPAVIQDGWTNDRDSCSISYLDEELPGELGSFEAMPHDYVPGLISGLDDCSLLPEYTDIG